The Streptomyces laurentii genome contains a region encoding:
- a CDS encoding ABC-type sugar transport system, periplasmic component (identified by MetaGeneAnnotator; putative;~sequence version:1), whose amino-acid sequence MPADRLSYRDEGDVVTHRQPAEAGCDADAESGGDQGELGVVVGGDMGDAGLDALGAQGEHQPFVAELAARPGHPLLVGEVLQVDDLAAGQRVVGGKGQVGGVVEEMGPFEPGGDGRPLVVPVEDDRQVAVAAQYFADPGLGFQLGADAPDSTCKRC is encoded by the coding sequence GTGCCGGCTGACCGGCTGTCGTACAGGGACGAAGGCGACGTCGTCACCCATCGGCAGCCGGCCGAGGCGGGGTGCGACGCAGACGCCGAGTCCGGCGGCGACCAGGGCGAGCTGGGTGTGGTGGTCGGCGGCGACATGGGCGATGCGGGGCTCGATGCCCTTGGCGCGCAGGGTGAACATCAGCCATTCGTGGCAGAACTCGCCGCGCGGCCAGGACACCCACTCCTCGTCGGCGAAGTCCTCCAGGTCGACGACCTCGCGGCCGGCCAGCGGGTGGTCGGCGGGAAGGGCCAAGTCGGCGGCGTCGTCGAGGAGATGGGCCCGTTCGAGCCCGGCGGGGACGGGCGCCCGCTTGTTGTTCCAGTCGAGGACGACCGACAGGTCGCAGTCGCCGCGCAGTACTTCGCGGATCCCGGGCTCGGGTTCCAGCTCGGCGCAGACGCTCCGGATTCAACATGTAAGCGATGCTAA